A genome region from Tenebrio molitor chromosome 4, icTenMoli1.1, whole genome shotgun sequence includes the following:
- the LOC138129251 gene encoding probable serine/threonine-protein kinase kinX isoform X1: MGKKGRKTRWRTLTITDEHSDSEESNTTTSGHRVPKGYPQKSYYSRFTYSSQSTPTRRYQCDGTKSTRSSSTASENKITFNEDEYTRITTPRQDVLFKKGYLNKPKTYQTQTSTGNSTTSTGNSTGNGTPDHQSTGTPCASPNEQTTQTATVSDLEYESQFVFPNGFVDQNGIYYVNSFEPYPVMVYNPPTYYPEFTSVKSKRCSTGSLTESTSPNNEETSQDLSQSETPSNVSDINHVYNVIYPGFYYNGACQPQVDAASQAEPRRVKKRRRRKVSRSKSTQEGSTSESSDEVFSDEEPKSEAPIKEENPATEAEEEEENEVEKPEEKDEQKKEESSEATKAEDCPKSKYDLKPDAEEFVPRAYRHPETIPLEANVQFIKIPSNFVPVPILNPMGDFNAFIPPAIPINFIPQNYINFIPYKTQNVQADDERPSEKSSEGEVKETVEVPKSNQIDIAKIVSKLEEAAKEQDEPKVKEETTSKSVPRKRHRYQKVDLKAPPPTNFKPELKKPAWREANTSPKKEAPTTPKRNYSDTLKKSMTVQQCERHERNMEKMKMHRTPVKEAAVRNHVRVENTPSKTSDEWISVSSRKKRKNKNVEEAEDVEENSLENLEPTSEDKDKMADEVKDVCPVQEVAVVREASPAREVLLVEEVLPMEEVPPVEEVLSMKEESEVEEVSQVPIEEEALLLEEASPVKEICSVKEIVPVVSQLLEAVENVPTPTPTETRSEESKEEKKVTKKKSKKNHAKTPVPPPIIKRVMIKDIDLSLEQVEVKVKECRRVEVVNQHEEVIEEPVSIEEESVKSVMEQKKESPEKKPKKKKKKVSKVAVLSSQSSSNTTLNVPDDSYDFLLDESLDKTNVEVSQELDKMIQRGMYSSLEEKIKSMNIESNDNFFKSIIHNISTSRESSVEKNNYKNPDLSKILNNSSLLKTKPNLDRKPGDFLGEPTPKTVGGENSSEPQNDDSLYPITKAVKEWMTKTRETTPDVEILKSPSMIFREFGEDGDEVTIYSCWEEKVRKTSTSSVEEGEDVLEVYESKYGSNEDYSKIQAEVEERKGNYPKHGNLPYRAICCSIM, translated from the exons ATGAGCACAGCGACAGCGAAGAATCCAACACCACCACTTCGGGTCACCGCGTGCCCAAAGGTTACCCCCAAAAGTCCTACTACAGCCGTTTTACGTATTCTAGTCAATCAACGCCCACCAGAAGATATCAGTGCGATGGTACGAAATCGACGAGATCCAGCAGCACTGCcagtgaaaacaaaattacgttCAACGAAG ACGAATATACGCGCATTACGACACCTAGACAAgatgtactatttaaaaaggGTTACTTGAACAAACCCAAGACCTACCAGACCCAGACGTCCACCGGTAACTCGACCACATCGACTGGTAACTCGACGGGTAACGGGACGCCCGACCACCAATCGACAGGTACGCCGTGTGCCTCCCCCAACGAGCAAACCACTCAAACCGCCACCGTTTCAGATCTAGAATACGAATCCCAGTTCGTCTTCCCGAATGGTTTCGTCGATCAGAACGGAATCTACTACGTCAACA GTTTCGAACCGTATCCAGTGATGGTGTACAATCCGCCGACGTATTACCCGGAATTCACAAGCGTCAAATCGAAGAGATGCAGCACGGGATCGTTG ACTGAATCGACGAGCCCTAACAACGAGGAAACTAGTCAAGATCTGAGTCAGAGCGAGACTCCGAGCAACGTTTCGGACATAAATCACGTGTACAACGTCATTTATCCGGGTTTCTATTACAACGGCGCATGTCAGCCGCAAG TAGATGCGGCGAGTCAAGCCGAACCCAGACGAGTGAAGAAACGAAGGCGAAGGAAGGTCTCGCGATCCAAGTCGACGCAAGAGGGCAGCACATCCGAGTCTTCGGACGAGGTGTTCAGCGATGAAGAACCGAAGAGCGAGGCCCCGATAAAAGAGGAAAATCCGGCGACCGAGgccgaagaagaagaagagaacGAGGTGGAAAAACCGGAAGAGAAAGACGAACAAAAAAAGGAAGAATCCAGCGAAGCCACCAAGGCGGAAGATTGTCCCAAATCGAAATATGATCTCAAACCGGACGCCGAAGAGTTCGTGCCTCGCGCTTACAGACACCCAGAAACCATTCCTTTGGAAGCGAACGTCCAGTTTATCAAAATACCGTCGAATTTCGTACCAGTGCCCATACTGAACCCAATGGGCGATTTCAACGCATTTATCCCGCCCGCTATTCCGATCAACTTCATACCTCAAAACTACATCAATTTTATACCTTACAAGACTCAAAACGTGCAAGCCGACGACGAGAGACCGTCGGAGAAATCATCCGAAGGAGAAGTCAAAGAAACGGTGGAAGTTCCTAAAAGTAACCAGATCGACATCGCGAAAATCGTGTCCAAGCTGGAAGAAGCGGCCAAAGAACAAGACGAACCCAAAGTCAAGGAAGAAACAACCAGCAAGAGCGTACCGAGAAAGAGGCATCGTTATCAGAAAGTCGATTTGAAAGCGCCGCCTCCAACGAATTTCAAGCCCGAACTGAAGAAACCGGCTTGGAGAGAGGCCAACACGAGTCCGAAGAAGGAAGCACCGACCACACCGAAACGAAATTATTCCGATACATTGAAGAAATCGATGACAGTGCAGCAGTGCGAACGGCACGAACGCAACATGGAGAAAATGAAGATGCACAGAACACCTGTGAAGGAGGCTGCGGTGAGAAATCACGTTCGTGTCGAGAATACTCCATCGAAAACTTCCGACGAATGGATTTCGGTGTCCAGTCGGAAGAAGAGGAAGAACAAGAACGTGGAAGAAGCAGAAGATGTGGAGGAAAACTCGTTGGAAAACTTGGAACCAACTAGCGAAGATAAAGACAAGATGGCGGATGAAGTAAAAGACGTTTGTCCTGTCCAAGAAGTGGCAGTAGTGAGAGAAGCGTCGCCTGCTAGGGAAGTACTGCTGGTGGAAGAAGTGTTGCCAATGGAAGAAGTGCCGCCAGTTGAAGAAGTGTTGTCAATGAAGGAAGAATCGGAGGTGGAGGAAGTATCGCAAGTGCCAATAGAAGAAGAGGCGTTACTACTGGAAGAAGCATCTCCAGTAAAAGAAATATGTTCTGTGAAGGAAATTGTTCCAGTTGTTTCGCAGTTACTTGAGGCAGTTGAAAACGTTCCTACACCAACCCCGACTGAAACTAGAAGTGAAGAAAGCAAAGAAGAGAAGAAGGTGACCAAGAAGAAGTCCAAGAAGAATCATGCCAAAACTCCAGTGCCGCCGCCTATAATTAAGAGAGTTATGATCAAAGATATTGATCTATCGTTGGAACAAGTCGAGGTGAAAGTTAAAGAATGCAGAAGAGTAGAAGTGGTGAATCAACATGAAGAAGTGATCGAAGAACCGGTGTCCATCGAAGAGGAATCTGTTAAGAGCGTGATGGAACAAAAGAAAGAATCTCCAGAGAAGAAGcccaaaaagaagaaaaagaaagtttCGAAAGTGGCGGTTTTGAGCAGCCAGTCTAGTTCAAATACGACTTTGAACGTGCCTGACGACTCGTACGATTTTCTTCTGGACGAATCTCTGGACAAGACCAACGTGGAG gTGTCGCAAGAACTCGACAAGATGATCCAACGGGGCATGTACAGCAGCCTCGAGGAGAAGATCAAATCGATGAACATCGAATCAAACGACAACTTCTTCAAAAGCATCATCCACAACATATCAACAAGTAGAGAATCCAGCGTGGAAAAAAACAACTACAAGAATCCCGACTTGAGCAAGATCCTCAACAATTCCAGTTTGCTGAAGACGAAACCGAACTTGGACCGAAAACCGGGCGATTTTTTAGGTGAGCCCACCCCCAAAACGGTTGGGGGTGAGAATTCGAGCGAGCCCCAAAACGACGACAGTCTCTACCCGATCACCAAAGCGGTGAAGGAGTGGATGACGAAAACGCGCGAAACCACCCCCGACGTGGAGATACTGAAAAGTCCCAGCATGATCTTCCGGGAGTTCGGAGAGGACGGTGACGAAGTGACGATTTACTCCTGTTGGGAGGAGAAGGTGCGCAAGACCTCGACCTCTTCGGTGGAAGAGGGCGAAGATGTCCTCGAAGTATACGAGAGCAAGTACGGAAGTAACGAAGACTACTCCAAGATCCAAGCAGAAGTGGAGGAGAGGAAGGGGAACTACCCGAAACACGGAAACCTGCCCTACAGGGCCATCTGTTGCAGCATCATGTGA
- the LOC138129251 gene encoding neurofilament heavy polypeptide-like isoform X5, with product MTTHVRDKSDPVVKDEYTRITTPRQDVLFKKGYLNKPKTYQTQTSTGNSTTSTGNSTGNGTPDHQSTGTPCASPNEQTTQTATVSDLEYESQFVFPNGFVDQNGIYYVNSFEPYPVMVYNPPTYYPEFTSVKSKRCSTGSLTESTSPNNEETSQDLSQSETPSNVSDINHVYNVIYPGFYYNGACQPQVDAASQAEPRRVKKRRRRKVSRSKSTQEGSTSESSDEVFSDEEPKSEAPIKEENPATEAEEEEENEVEKPEEKDEQKKEESSEATKAEDCPKSKYDLKPDAEEFVPRAYRHPETIPLEANVQFIKIPSNFVPVPILNPMGDFNAFIPPAIPINFIPQNYINFIPYKTQNVQADDERPSEKSSEGEVKETVEVPKSNQIDIAKIVSKLEEAAKEQDEPKVKEETTSKSVPRKRHRYQKVDLKAPPPTNFKPELKKPAWREANTSPKKEAPTTPKRNYSDTLKKSMTVQQCERHERNMEKMKMHRTPVKEAAVRNHVRVENTPSKTSDEWISVSSRKKRKNKNVEEAEDVEENSLENLEPTSEDKDKMADEVKDVCPVQEVAVVREASPAREVLLVEEVLPMEEVPPVEEVLSMKEESEVEEVSQVPIEEEALLLEEASPVKEICSVKEIVPVVSQLLEAVENVPTPTPTETRSEESKEEKKVTKKKSKKNHAKTPVPPPIIKRVMIKDIDLSLEQVEVKVKECRRVEVVNQHEEVIEEPVSIEEESVKSVMEQKKESPEKKPKKKKKKVSKVAVLSSQSSSNTTLNVPDDSYDFLLDESLDKTNVEVSQELDKMIQRGMYSSLEEKIKSMNIESNDNFFKSIIHNISTSRESSVEKNNYKNPDLSKILNNSSLLKTKPNLDRKPGDFLGEPTPKTVGGENSSEPQNDDSLYPITKAVKEWMTKTRETTPDVEILKSPSMIFREFGEDGDEVTIYSCWEEKVRKTSTSSVEEGEDVLEVYESKYGSNEDYSKIQAEVEERKGNYPKHGNLPYRAICCSIM from the exons ATGACAACGCATGTGAGGGACAAGAGCGATCCAGTAGTGAAag ACGAATATACGCGCATTACGACACCTAGACAAgatgtactatttaaaaaggGTTACTTGAACAAACCCAAGACCTACCAGACCCAGACGTCCACCGGTAACTCGACCACATCGACTGGTAACTCGACGGGTAACGGGACGCCCGACCACCAATCGACAGGTACGCCGTGTGCCTCCCCCAACGAGCAAACCACTCAAACCGCCACCGTTTCAGATCTAGAATACGAATCCCAGTTCGTCTTCCCGAATGGTTTCGTCGATCAGAACGGAATCTACTACGTCAACA GTTTCGAACCGTATCCAGTGATGGTGTACAATCCGCCGACGTATTACCCGGAATTCACAAGCGTCAAATCGAAGAGATGCAGCACGGGATCGTTG ACTGAATCGACGAGCCCTAACAACGAGGAAACTAGTCAAGATCTGAGTCAGAGCGAGACTCCGAGCAACGTTTCGGACATAAATCACGTGTACAACGTCATTTATCCGGGTTTCTATTACAACGGCGCATGTCAGCCGCAAG TAGATGCGGCGAGTCAAGCCGAACCCAGACGAGTGAAGAAACGAAGGCGAAGGAAGGTCTCGCGATCCAAGTCGACGCAAGAGGGCAGCACATCCGAGTCTTCGGACGAGGTGTTCAGCGATGAAGAACCGAAGAGCGAGGCCCCGATAAAAGAGGAAAATCCGGCGACCGAGgccgaagaagaagaagagaacGAGGTGGAAAAACCGGAAGAGAAAGACGAACAAAAAAAGGAAGAATCCAGCGAAGCCACCAAGGCGGAAGATTGTCCCAAATCGAAATATGATCTCAAACCGGACGCCGAAGAGTTCGTGCCTCGCGCTTACAGACACCCAGAAACCATTCCTTTGGAAGCGAACGTCCAGTTTATCAAAATACCGTCGAATTTCGTACCAGTGCCCATACTGAACCCAATGGGCGATTTCAACGCATTTATCCCGCCCGCTATTCCGATCAACTTCATACCTCAAAACTACATCAATTTTATACCTTACAAGACTCAAAACGTGCAAGCCGACGACGAGAGACCGTCGGAGAAATCATCCGAAGGAGAAGTCAAAGAAACGGTGGAAGTTCCTAAAAGTAACCAGATCGACATCGCGAAAATCGTGTCCAAGCTGGAAGAAGCGGCCAAAGAACAAGACGAACCCAAAGTCAAGGAAGAAACAACCAGCAAGAGCGTACCGAGAAAGAGGCATCGTTATCAGAAAGTCGATTTGAAAGCGCCGCCTCCAACGAATTTCAAGCCCGAACTGAAGAAACCGGCTTGGAGAGAGGCCAACACGAGTCCGAAGAAGGAAGCACCGACCACACCGAAACGAAATTATTCCGATACATTGAAGAAATCGATGACAGTGCAGCAGTGCGAACGGCACGAACGCAACATGGAGAAAATGAAGATGCACAGAACACCTGTGAAGGAGGCTGCGGTGAGAAATCACGTTCGTGTCGAGAATACTCCATCGAAAACTTCCGACGAATGGATTTCGGTGTCCAGTCGGAAGAAGAGGAAGAACAAGAACGTGGAAGAAGCAGAAGATGTGGAGGAAAACTCGTTGGAAAACTTGGAACCAACTAGCGAAGATAAAGACAAGATGGCGGATGAAGTAAAAGACGTTTGTCCTGTCCAAGAAGTGGCAGTAGTGAGAGAAGCGTCGCCTGCTAGGGAAGTACTGCTGGTGGAAGAAGTGTTGCCAATGGAAGAAGTGCCGCCAGTTGAAGAAGTGTTGTCAATGAAGGAAGAATCGGAGGTGGAGGAAGTATCGCAAGTGCCAATAGAAGAAGAGGCGTTACTACTGGAAGAAGCATCTCCAGTAAAAGAAATATGTTCTGTGAAGGAAATTGTTCCAGTTGTTTCGCAGTTACTTGAGGCAGTTGAAAACGTTCCTACACCAACCCCGACTGAAACTAGAAGTGAAGAAAGCAAAGAAGAGAAGAAGGTGACCAAGAAGAAGTCCAAGAAGAATCATGCCAAAACTCCAGTGCCGCCGCCTATAATTAAGAGAGTTATGATCAAAGATATTGATCTATCGTTGGAACAAGTCGAGGTGAAAGTTAAAGAATGCAGAAGAGTAGAAGTGGTGAATCAACATGAAGAAGTGATCGAAGAACCGGTGTCCATCGAAGAGGAATCTGTTAAGAGCGTGATGGAACAAAAGAAAGAATCTCCAGAGAAGAAGcccaaaaagaagaaaaagaaagtttCGAAAGTGGCGGTTTTGAGCAGCCAGTCTAGTTCAAATACGACTTTGAACGTGCCTGACGACTCGTACGATTTTCTTCTGGACGAATCTCTGGACAAGACCAACGTGGAG gTGTCGCAAGAACTCGACAAGATGATCCAACGGGGCATGTACAGCAGCCTCGAGGAGAAGATCAAATCGATGAACATCGAATCAAACGACAACTTCTTCAAAAGCATCATCCACAACATATCAACAAGTAGAGAATCCAGCGTGGAAAAAAACAACTACAAGAATCCCGACTTGAGCAAGATCCTCAACAATTCCAGTTTGCTGAAGACGAAACCGAACTTGGACCGAAAACCGGGCGATTTTTTAGGTGAGCCCACCCCCAAAACGGTTGGGGGTGAGAATTCGAGCGAGCCCCAAAACGACGACAGTCTCTACCCGATCACCAAAGCGGTGAAGGAGTGGATGACGAAAACGCGCGAAACCACCCCCGACGTGGAGATACTGAAAAGTCCCAGCATGATCTTCCGGGAGTTCGGAGAGGACGGTGACGAAGTGACGATTTACTCCTGTTGGGAGGAGAAGGTGCGCAAGACCTCGACCTCTTCGGTGGAAGAGGGCGAAGATGTCCTCGAAGTATACGAGAGCAAGTACGGAAGTAACGAAGACTACTCCAAGATCCAAGCAGAAGTGGAGGAGAGGAAGGGGAACTACCCGAAACACGGAAACCTGCCCTACAGGGCCATCTGTTGCAGCATCATGTGA
- the LOC138129251 gene encoding probable serine/threonine-protein kinase kinX isoform X4 has protein sequence MGKKGRKTRWRTLTITDEHSDSEESNTTTSGHRVPKGYPQKSYYSRFTYSSQSTPTRRYQCDGTKSTRSSSTASENKITFNEDEYTRITTPRQDVLFKKGYLNKPKTYQTQTSTGNSTTSTGNSTGNGTPDHQSTDLEYESQFVFPNGFVDQNGIYYVNSFEPYPVMVYNPPTYYPEFTSVKSKRCSTGSLTESTSPNNEETSQDLSQSETPSNVSDINHVYNVIYPGFYYNGACQPQVDAASQAEPRRVKKRRRRKVSRSKSTQEGSTSESSDEVFSDEEPKSEAPIKEENPATEAEEEEENEVEKPEEKDEQKKEESSEATKAEDCPKSKYDLKPDAEEFVPRAYRHPETIPLEANVQFIKIPSNFVPVPILNPMGDFNAFIPPAIPINFIPQNYINFIPYKTQNVQADDERPSEKSSEGEVKETVEVPKSNQIDIAKIVSKLEEAAKEQDEPKVKEETTSKSVPRKRHRYQKVDLKAPPPTNFKPELKKPAWREANTSPKKEAPTTPKRNYSDTLKKSMTVQQCERHERNMEKMKMHRTPVKEAAVRNHVRVENTPSKTSDEWISVSSRKKRKNKNVEEAEDVEENSLENLEPTSEDKDKMADEVKDVCPVQEVAVVREASPAREVLLVEEVLPMEEVPPVEEVLSMKEESEVEEVSQVPIEEEALLLEEASPVKEICSVKEIVPVVSQLLEAVENVPTPTPTETRSEESKEEKKVTKKKSKKNHAKTPVPPPIIKRVMIKDIDLSLEQVEVKVKECRRVEVVNQHEEVIEEPVSIEEESVKSVMEQKKESPEKKPKKKKKKVSKVAVLSSQSSSNTTLNVPDDSYDFLLDESLDKTNVEVSQELDKMIQRGMYSSLEEKIKSMNIESNDNFFKSIIHNISTSRESSVEKNNYKNPDLSKILNNSSLLKTKPNLDRKPGDFLGEPTPKTVGGENSSEPQNDDSLYPITKAVKEWMTKTRETTPDVEILKSPSMIFREFGEDGDEVTIYSCWEEKVRKTSTSSVEEGEDVLEVYESKYGSNEDYSKIQAEVEERKGNYPKHGNLPYRAICCSIM, from the exons ATGAGCACAGCGACAGCGAAGAATCCAACACCACCACTTCGGGTCACCGCGTGCCCAAAGGTTACCCCCAAAAGTCCTACTACAGCCGTTTTACGTATTCTAGTCAATCAACGCCCACCAGAAGATATCAGTGCGATGGTACGAAATCGACGAGATCCAGCAGCACTGCcagtgaaaacaaaattacgttCAACGAAG ACGAATATACGCGCATTACGACACCTAGACAAgatgtactatttaaaaaggGTTACTTGAACAAACCCAAGACCTACCAGACCCAGACGTCCACCGGTAACTCGACCACATCGACTGGTAACTCGACGGGTAACGGGACGCCCGACCACCAATCGACAG ATCTAGAATACGAATCCCAGTTCGTCTTCCCGAATGGTTTCGTCGATCAGAACGGAATCTACTACGTCAACA GTTTCGAACCGTATCCAGTGATGGTGTACAATCCGCCGACGTATTACCCGGAATTCACAAGCGTCAAATCGAAGAGATGCAGCACGGGATCGTTG ACTGAATCGACGAGCCCTAACAACGAGGAAACTAGTCAAGATCTGAGTCAGAGCGAGACTCCGAGCAACGTTTCGGACATAAATCACGTGTACAACGTCATTTATCCGGGTTTCTATTACAACGGCGCATGTCAGCCGCAAG TAGATGCGGCGAGTCAAGCCGAACCCAGACGAGTGAAGAAACGAAGGCGAAGGAAGGTCTCGCGATCCAAGTCGACGCAAGAGGGCAGCACATCCGAGTCTTCGGACGAGGTGTTCAGCGATGAAGAACCGAAGAGCGAGGCCCCGATAAAAGAGGAAAATCCGGCGACCGAGgccgaagaagaagaagagaacGAGGTGGAAAAACCGGAAGAGAAAGACGAACAAAAAAAGGAAGAATCCAGCGAAGCCACCAAGGCGGAAGATTGTCCCAAATCGAAATATGATCTCAAACCGGACGCCGAAGAGTTCGTGCCTCGCGCTTACAGACACCCAGAAACCATTCCTTTGGAAGCGAACGTCCAGTTTATCAAAATACCGTCGAATTTCGTACCAGTGCCCATACTGAACCCAATGGGCGATTTCAACGCATTTATCCCGCCCGCTATTCCGATCAACTTCATACCTCAAAACTACATCAATTTTATACCTTACAAGACTCAAAACGTGCAAGCCGACGACGAGAGACCGTCGGAGAAATCATCCGAAGGAGAAGTCAAAGAAACGGTGGAAGTTCCTAAAAGTAACCAGATCGACATCGCGAAAATCGTGTCCAAGCTGGAAGAAGCGGCCAAAGAACAAGACGAACCCAAAGTCAAGGAAGAAACAACCAGCAAGAGCGTACCGAGAAAGAGGCATCGTTATCAGAAAGTCGATTTGAAAGCGCCGCCTCCAACGAATTTCAAGCCCGAACTGAAGAAACCGGCTTGGAGAGAGGCCAACACGAGTCCGAAGAAGGAAGCACCGACCACACCGAAACGAAATTATTCCGATACATTGAAGAAATCGATGACAGTGCAGCAGTGCGAACGGCACGAACGCAACATGGAGAAAATGAAGATGCACAGAACACCTGTGAAGGAGGCTGCGGTGAGAAATCACGTTCGTGTCGAGAATACTCCATCGAAAACTTCCGACGAATGGATTTCGGTGTCCAGTCGGAAGAAGAGGAAGAACAAGAACGTGGAAGAAGCAGAAGATGTGGAGGAAAACTCGTTGGAAAACTTGGAACCAACTAGCGAAGATAAAGACAAGATGGCGGATGAAGTAAAAGACGTTTGTCCTGTCCAAGAAGTGGCAGTAGTGAGAGAAGCGTCGCCTGCTAGGGAAGTACTGCTGGTGGAAGAAGTGTTGCCAATGGAAGAAGTGCCGCCAGTTGAAGAAGTGTTGTCAATGAAGGAAGAATCGGAGGTGGAGGAAGTATCGCAAGTGCCAATAGAAGAAGAGGCGTTACTACTGGAAGAAGCATCTCCAGTAAAAGAAATATGTTCTGTGAAGGAAATTGTTCCAGTTGTTTCGCAGTTACTTGAGGCAGTTGAAAACGTTCCTACACCAACCCCGACTGAAACTAGAAGTGAAGAAAGCAAAGAAGAGAAGAAGGTGACCAAGAAGAAGTCCAAGAAGAATCATGCCAAAACTCCAGTGCCGCCGCCTATAATTAAGAGAGTTATGATCAAAGATATTGATCTATCGTTGGAACAAGTCGAGGTGAAAGTTAAAGAATGCAGAAGAGTAGAAGTGGTGAATCAACATGAAGAAGTGATCGAAGAACCGGTGTCCATCGAAGAGGAATCTGTTAAGAGCGTGATGGAACAAAAGAAAGAATCTCCAGAGAAGAAGcccaaaaagaagaaaaagaaagtttCGAAAGTGGCGGTTTTGAGCAGCCAGTCTAGTTCAAATACGACTTTGAACGTGCCTGACGACTCGTACGATTTTCTTCTGGACGAATCTCTGGACAAGACCAACGTGGAG gTGTCGCAAGAACTCGACAAGATGATCCAACGGGGCATGTACAGCAGCCTCGAGGAGAAGATCAAATCGATGAACATCGAATCAAACGACAACTTCTTCAAAAGCATCATCCACAACATATCAACAAGTAGAGAATCCAGCGTGGAAAAAAACAACTACAAGAATCCCGACTTGAGCAAGATCCTCAACAATTCCAGTTTGCTGAAGACGAAACCGAACTTGGACCGAAAACCGGGCGATTTTTTAGGTGAGCCCACCCCCAAAACGGTTGGGGGTGAGAATTCGAGCGAGCCCCAAAACGACGACAGTCTCTACCCGATCACCAAAGCGGTGAAGGAGTGGATGACGAAAACGCGCGAAACCACCCCCGACGTGGAGATACTGAAAAGTCCCAGCATGATCTTCCGGGAGTTCGGAGAGGACGGTGACGAAGTGACGATTTACTCCTGTTGGGAGGAGAAGGTGCGCAAGACCTCGACCTCTTCGGTGGAAGAGGGCGAAGATGTCCTCGAAGTATACGAGAGCAAGTACGGAAGTAACGAAGACTACTCCAAGATCCAAGCAGAAGTGGAGGAGAGGAAGGGGAACTACCCGAAACACGGAAACCTGCCCTACAGGGCCATCTGTTGCAGCATCATGTGA